In Vibrio sp. 10N, the following proteins share a genomic window:
- a CDS encoding Tex family protein: protein MSQAICQLIAKELNVSHKQVEAAVTLIDDGNTVPFIARYRKEVTGGLDDTQLRTLDSRLSYLRELDDRRQTILKSIDDQGKLTAELRCEIENADNKTRLEDLYLPYKPKRRTKGQIAIEAGLEPLADLLWTDPSNEPESAASSYIDSEKGIADSKAALDGARAIIMERIAEDADLLEKVRQYLNRHAELRSRVVTGKEQEGEKFKDYFEHDEALSKVPSHRALAMLRGRNEGFLQLSVNADPANEENARESYCETLIAEHYGIHLSQASADAWRKQVISWAWRIKVSMHMETELMGALKERSEVDAITVFATNLKDLLMAAPAGPKATLGLDPGLRTGCKVAVVDATGKVLATDTIYPHAPQKQYDKATHVVDKLVRQFNVDLIAIGNGTASRETDSFAADVIKRGNLKVQKIIVSEAGASVYSASELAAKEFPNMDVSLRGAVSIARRLQDPLAELVKIDPKSIGVGQYQHDVSQTMLAKRLDAVVEDCVNAVGVDVNTASAALLTRVAGLSSTLAQNIVDYRDENGRFEARTTLKKVARLGPKAFEQCAGFLRIMDGKNPLDASAVHPEAYPVVKTIAEKTGRAMKSIIGDSSFLRTVNAVDYTDETFGLPTVTDIIRELDKPGRDPRPEFKTATFAEGVNTINDLEPGMVLEGVVSNVANFGAFVDIGVHQDGLVHISALTDKFVADPREVVKAGDIVKVKVMEVDAGRKRIGLSMRLNDEPGADNRPARTSKPARDNQRGGQRQRSNRQEAGNSAMGGAFAAAFAKAKK from the coding sequence ATGAGCCAAGCTATCTGTCAACTGATTGCTAAAGAGCTGAACGTCAGTCACAAGCAAGTTGAAGCCGCCGTTACCCTTATTGATGACGGTAACACAGTTCCATTTATCGCTCGCTATCGAAAAGAAGTCACAGGGGGGCTGGATGATACTCAACTGCGCACCCTAGACTCGCGATTAAGCTACCTGCGTGAATTGGACGACCGACGTCAGACGATTCTGAAATCGATTGACGATCAGGGCAAGCTTACAGCAGAGCTGCGCTGTGAGATTGAGAATGCGGACAACAAAACTCGTCTTGAAGATCTGTACCTACCTTATAAACCTAAACGTCGCACCAAAGGTCAAATTGCTATTGAGGCCGGCCTTGAGCCTCTAGCCGACTTGCTGTGGACGGATCCAAGCAATGAACCGGAAAGTGCTGCGTCGAGTTACATCGACAGTGAAAAAGGCATTGCCGACAGCAAAGCTGCTCTGGATGGCGCGCGTGCCATCATTATGGAGCGCATCGCAGAAGATGCCGATCTACTCGAAAAAGTGCGTCAGTACCTAAATCGCCATGCGGAACTGCGCTCACGCGTCGTGACTGGCAAAGAGCAAGAAGGTGAAAAGTTCAAAGACTACTTTGAACACGATGAGGCGTTGAGCAAAGTGCCTTCTCACCGCGCACTGGCGATGCTTCGCGGCCGCAATGAAGGCTTCTTACAGCTATCGGTTAACGCCGACCCGGCTAATGAAGAAAACGCTCGTGAGTCTTACTGCGAAACCCTGATTGCTGAGCACTATGGGATTCATCTTAGCCAAGCATCTGCAGATGCTTGGCGCAAACAAGTGATCAGTTGGGCATGGCGAATTAAGGTCTCCATGCACATGGAAACGGAATTGATGGGTGCACTCAAAGAGCGCTCTGAAGTCGACGCGATTACGGTATTTGCCACCAATTTGAAAGATCTGTTGATGGCCGCGCCCGCCGGTCCAAAAGCCACGCTTGGCCTCGACCCAGGTCTACGCACCGGTTGTAAAGTCGCGGTTGTCGATGCGACGGGTAAAGTGCTTGCGACCGACACCATTTATCCGCATGCTCCGCAAAAACAGTACGACAAAGCCACCCATGTGGTGGATAAGTTGGTTCGCCAATTTAACGTTGATTTGATTGCCATCGGTAACGGCACCGCATCACGCGAGACGGATAGCTTTGCGGCCGATGTCATCAAACGCGGCAACTTGAAAGTGCAGAAGATCATCGTCAGTGAAGCAGGCGCATCTGTGTACTCAGCATCTGAGCTAGCAGCAAAAGAGTTCCCAAATATGGACGTATCGCTGCGCGGTGCGGTTTCTATTGCAAGACGTTTGCAAGACCCACTGGCAGAGCTGGTGAAGATCGACCCTAAATCCATCGGTGTGGGTCAGTATCAGCACGATGTCAGCCAGACCATGCTGGCGAAGCGTTTGGATGCAGTGGTAGAAGACTGTGTAAACGCGGTCGGCGTTGACGTAAACACCGCTTCTGCTGCGCTACTCACCCGTGTCGCGGGTTTATCTTCTACGCTGGCACAAAACATTGTCGACTACCGTGATGAAAACGGTCGCTTTGAAGCTCGTACCACACTTAAAAAAGTGGCGCGTCTTGGCCCTAAAGCGTTTGAGCAATGTGCTGGCTTCCTGCGCATCATGGACGGTAAAAACCCACTCGATGCATCCGCCGTGCACCCAGAAGCGTACCCTGTGGTCAAAACTATTGCGGAAAAAACCGGTCGCGCAATGAAATCTATCATCGGTGACAGCAGCTTCCTTCGCACCGTCAATGCGGTTGATTACACGGACGAGACCTTTGGTCTACCAACGGTCACCGACATCATCCGAGAGCTAGATAAACCAGGTCGAGATCCTCGCCCAGAGTTTAAAACTGCGACCTTTGCTGAAGGCGTCAACACCATCAACGATTTGGAACCAGGTATGGTTCTTGAAGGTGTAGTGTCTAATGTGGCTAACTTCGGTGCGTTCGTCGATATCGGTGTTCACCAAGATGGCTTAGTACACATCTCTGCGCTGACCGATAAGTTTGTTGCTGATCCACGTGAAGTGGTGAAAGCGGGCGACATCGTAAAAGTGAAAGTCATGGAAGTGGATGCCGGTCGTAAACGTATTGGTTTATCAATGCGCCTCAATGATGAACCTGGCGCAGATAACCGTCCTGCTCGCACAAGCAAACCTGCTCGAGATAATCAGCGTGGCGGTCAACGCCAACGCTCTAATCGCCAAGAAGCGGGCAACAGTGCGATGGGCGGCGCCTTCGCGGCTGCTTTCGCGAAAGCGAAAAAATAG
- the bioH gene encoding pimeloyl-ACP methyl ester esterase BioH, with protein sequence MSSSAKVHWQVEGQGPDLVLVHGWGMNGAVWSACVSELAEHFTVHTVDLPGYGYSHQIGYDSLAELVDALLAEAPEHAIWLGWSLGGLIATHIAHEYPARVSQLVTLASSPKFSQGEGWRGIKQDVLAAFMAQLSDNFTVTIERFMALQAMGSPSARQDIKQLKQAVLSRPMPCPNALMLGLNWLDKLDYRSELAALTMPVHRWYGRLDGLVPVRVASLLDKEMDAHQSHVFTASSHAPFITETAEFIARVRELGR encoded by the coding sequence GTGAGCAGTTCGGCAAAAGTACATTGGCAGGTGGAAGGGCAAGGACCTGATTTGGTGCTAGTGCACGGTTGGGGCATGAACGGCGCAGTATGGTCTGCGTGCGTTAGTGAACTGGCTGAGCACTTTACTGTGCACACGGTTGACTTGCCGGGCTATGGCTACAGTCACCAGATTGGCTATGATTCTCTGGCTGAGCTGGTGGATGCTTTACTAGCAGAAGCTCCAGAGCACGCTATTTGGCTTGGTTGGTCTTTAGGGGGCTTGATTGCAACGCACATTGCCCATGAATATCCAGCGCGAGTGAGCCAATTAGTGACTCTGGCGAGCTCACCAAAATTTTCCCAAGGAGAGGGGTGGCGTGGGATTAAACAAGATGTACTCGCGGCGTTTATGGCGCAGCTAAGTGATAATTTTACGGTGACGATTGAACGCTTTATGGCGCTGCAAGCCATGGGTAGTCCAAGTGCACGCCAAGATATTAAGCAGCTCAAACAAGCGGTACTTTCTAGACCTATGCCTTGCCCTAATGCATTGATGTTAGGTTTGAACTGGTTAGATAAGCTCGACTATCGCAGTGAGCTTGCTGCGCTTACTATGCCTGTACATCGCTGGTATGGGCGCTTAGATGGTTTGGTGCCGGTGCGCGTCGCCAGTTTATTAGATAAAGAGATGGACGCTCATCAAAGTCATGTGTTTACCGCTTCTTCCCACGCTCCCTTTATTACTGAAACGGCTGAGTTTATCGCGCGGGTTCGTGAGTTAGGTCGCTAA
- a CDS encoding ComF family protein — protein MDNTADICGTCLTTPPPWQTLTCLGDYRPPLSSFIQRIKQHREPWLLPPLSKLLAERISEPAPLLICVPTLLHVELKRGFNLSELMMLQLAQHLPEVKTAHSIFHKRRYTLTQKSLNRQQRLENVRQAFSLQQRPTSKHVAIIDDVVTTGATVRHLSELLLEVNVEKIDIYCLCRTPK, from the coding sequence ATGGACAATACCGCCGATATCTGCGGCACATGCCTCACTACGCCACCGCCATGGCAAACACTGACCTGCCTTGGCGACTATCGGCCACCATTGTCGTCTTTTATCCAGCGTATAAAGCAACACCGAGAGCCTTGGTTATTGCCACCGCTGAGTAAACTGCTCGCCGAGCGTATCAGTGAGCCCGCACCACTGCTGATTTGTGTTCCGACGCTGCTTCATGTCGAACTAAAGCGCGGCTTTAACCTCAGTGAACTCATGATGCTGCAACTCGCGCAGCACCTGCCCGAAGTGAAAACCGCACACAGCATTTTTCACAAGCGCCGCTACACCTTGACTCAAAAGAGTCTCAATCGGCAACAAAGACTGGAGAATGTGCGCCAAGCGTTCTCCCTCCAACAAAGACCAACATCAAAACACGTCGCCATTATTGATGATGTGGTCACAACCGGCGCAACCGTTCGACATCTGAGTGAATTATTACTTGAAGTGAACGTAGAAAAAATCGATATTTATTGTTTATGCCGTACCCCAAAGTAA
- a CDS encoding ATP-dependent Lon protease, with protein sequence MIVSPNSVSAPVIAPSVNPQTEQAARDNKVREPIVPTVELARTNAERRINEEEKRRKRSAWDPAEHPDYDAEEVSPEREDPIERLFYLLSLNSYSQSQGKGYAMRFRLPAKVLQEALMAGKMAKRRTVIRYHYGHSVAPNTPSDIIAVG encoded by the coding sequence ATGATAGTGTCGCCCAACAGTGTCAGTGCCCCAGTTATTGCGCCATCGGTCAATCCCCAGACCGAGCAGGCAGCGCGTGACAACAAAGTGCGTGAACCGATAGTGCCTACCGTTGAATTGGCACGAACCAACGCTGAGCGCCGAATTAATGAGGAAGAAAAACGCCGTAAACGTTCGGCATGGGATCCTGCTGAGCATCCAGACTATGATGCGGAAGAAGTGTCCCCTGAACGTGAAGACCCGATTGAGCGCCTGTTTTATTTGTTGTCACTGAACAGCTACAGCCAGTCGCAAGGTAAGGGTTATGCGATGCGTTTTCGTCTGCCGGCTAAAGTGCTTCAAGAGGCGTTGATGGCAGGGAAAATGGCCAAGCGACGCACGGTGATTCGCTATCACTATGGACACTCGGTGGCGCCGAATACGCCCTCGGACATTATTGCGGTTGGATAA